One Brevibacillus choshinensis genomic window carries:
- a CDS encoding MFS transporter, giving the protein MKELWRQNAFRWYWLGMFLSGLGDQFGWMGLTWFVMKKTGSSAAMGGVILAYMLPAVLAGLVAGVLLDRYDRRKLIMIDNITRGFIFISLVILLQVDQVPLFVIYMLIVIAGILSPLSTAGAQTLLPRLVSDPKHLVKANGVMESQWQIVYMFGPALAGVLIGWIGEAYVLLIDAASFFVCAFCFSRLPKRLTQSAMAASDAKESEAGAYLRTLLLDMRTGYRYLVGHKQMLVLVLFTFLFNMAYGPVEVALPLYANQDLGGGSVALGMLWSSLAIGALLGSLFFSTITWKWPLGATLAGIIVGWGVTTLPLALFSRLEVAMLAMALAGFCYSPYNILYRSYLQKQVPDELLGRVMTSIRTITGTGMPAGAAVSGLLIPIMGVQGLFGAGAAVCIVCGGIAFGMLRRLDEPSLAIQERGDESLHTVRQEGVE; this is encoded by the coding sequence ATGAAAGAGCTTTGGCGGCAGAATGCTTTTCGCTGGTACTGGCTGGGGATGTTTTTGTCAGGACTGGGTGATCAGTTTGGCTGGATGGGTTTGACTTGGTTTGTCATGAAGAAGACCGGCTCTTCTGCAGCAATGGGCGGAGTGATTCTCGCCTACATGCTGCCAGCCGTATTGGCAGGATTGGTAGCGGGAGTGCTTTTGGATCGGTATGACCGCAGAAAACTGATTATGATCGACAATATCACTCGAGGCTTTATTTTCATTTCATTGGTGATCTTGCTTCAGGTCGACCAAGTACCTTTGTTCGTGATATACATGCTGATTGTCATTGCAGGGATTCTTTCTCCCCTTAGCACAGCAGGGGCGCAGACGTTGCTGCCGAGGTTGGTGTCAGACCCCAAGCATTTGGTCAAAGCGAATGGGGTCATGGAAAGTCAGTGGCAGATCGTATACATGTTTGGCCCTGCCCTGGCGGGTGTCCTCATCGGTTGGATTGGCGAAGCTTATGTGCTGTTGATTGATGCAGCAAGCTTTTTTGTATGCGCATTCTGCTTTTCGCGATTGCCGAAGCGCCTCACGCAGAGTGCCATGGCAGCTTCTGACGCCAAGGAAAGCGAAGCGGGGGCTTACTTGCGCACTCTGCTTCTGGATATGCGCACGGGTTACCGCTATCTCGTAGGGCACAAGCAGATGCTGGTGCTCGTCCTGTTTACCTTTTTGTTCAATATGGCGTATGGACCTGTAGAGGTGGCTTTGCCGCTCTATGCGAATCAGGATTTGGGCGGAGGGTCTGTGGCACTGGGGATGCTGTGGTCCTCCCTGGCAATCGGCGCTCTGTTAGGTTCCTTGTTCTTCTCGACGATTACTTGGAAATGGCCGTTGGGAGCGACTCTGGCCGGAATCATTGTGGGATGGGGGGTTACGACACTTCCGCTAGCCCTGTTCTCCAGACTGGAAGTGGCGATGCTGGCGATGGCCTTGGCAGGCTTCTGTTATTCTCCGTACAACATTTTGTATCGCAGCTATTTGCAGAAGCAGGTCCCCGATGAGCTGTTGGGACGGGTCATGACCAGCATTCGGACCATTACAGGCACTGGCATGCCCGCAGGAGCCGCCGTCTCAGGCTTGTTGATTCCCATTATGGGCGTACAAGGCTTGTTTGGAGCCGGGGCTGCTGTGTGCATCGTCTGTGGCGGGATTGCATTCGGGATGCTGCGCCGATTGGATGAGCCGTCACTTGCGATTCAGGAGAGGGGCGACGAGTCGCTTCACACTGTGCGGCAGGAGGGCGTAGAGTAA
- a CDS encoding MFS transporter — translation MALLTHPVFRRLYAAHIIHIIGNEFTFIAVVGLLHDLSGSGLSFAAGTVFRMLPYVLTSFFSGALVENWDKQRVMITVNLLRGILVSLFFFISSPAYLWVAFLLLILVNICSAFFQPAMQVAIVSSVDEKDRLTANSLLQGTTSFLIIVCQGVAAVLVYLFSYRYNFLLDAACYLLSLLILLRLPEMAISSESKKATSFLTRLQEGFRYIASKKEIGQVLMYQMAERVLGAYYIMLMFYILQERGEGLYIFGLLDIPLGLGGVFAGVLVSRMSDRLGERGVSGVQGWTLVAMGISIYAVFHIKPLLGLAVAILFCSFASYSASILSVTKLQRLADPEYLARVFSIREMATMGSFSASCLVLGYGAEKVGSAVVSVWLAVFGVVAGFIWLWSRRQLENREAEM, via the coding sequence ATGGCATTGCTCACGCATCCGGTATTTCGCCGTTTGTACGCGGCACATATCATTCACATCATCGGAAATGAGTTTACTTTTATTGCGGTAGTAGGGCTCTTGCATGATCTGAGCGGCTCGGGTCTTTCATTTGCCGCTGGAACAGTCTTTCGCATGCTTCCCTATGTGCTGACCAGCTTTTTTTCGGGAGCCCTCGTGGAAAATTGGGATAAGCAACGAGTGATGATCACGGTCAACCTGCTCCGCGGCATTCTCGTCAGTCTGTTTTTCTTCATTTCCTCTCCCGCTTATTTGTGGGTCGCATTTTTGCTCTTGATTCTCGTAAATATATGCAGCGCCTTTTTTCAGCCGGCTATGCAGGTAGCCATCGTCAGCTCGGTAGATGAAAAGGATCGGCTCACAGCGAATTCCTTGCTCCAGGGGACGACGTCCTTTTTGATCATCGTTTGTCAGGGTGTTGCGGCTGTCCTGGTGTATCTGTTCTCCTACCGCTACAATTTCCTTCTCGACGCTGCCTGCTACCTGCTGTCCTTGCTGATCCTGCTGAGACTTCCCGAGATGGCGATTTCCAGCGAATCGAAAAAAGCAACGAGCTTTTTGACCCGTCTGCAGGAGGGCTTTCGCTACATTGCAAGCAAAAAGGAAATCGGCCAAGTACTGATGTATCAAATGGCGGAGCGTGTATTGGGCGCGTACTACATCATGCTGATGTTTTACATTCTTCAGGAGCGGGGAGAGGGACTCTATATCTTCGGCCTGCTGGATATACCCCTGGGACTGGGAGGCGTATTCGCTGGCGTGCTGGTGTCGAGAATGTCTGACCGTCTGGGGGAAAGAGGAGTATCCGGTGTGCAGGGCTGGACTCTGGTGGCGATGGGGATCTCCATCTACGCGGTGTTCCACATCAAGCCCTTGCTCGGTTTGGCTGTGGCGATCCTCTTTTGTTCCTTTGCTTCCTACAGTGCTTCGATTCTCTCCGTTACCAAGCTCCAGCGCTTGGCGGATCCCGAATACTTGGCACGTGTGTTCTCCATACGGGAAATGGCGACGATGGGCAGCTTTTCTGCAAGCTGTCTCGTGCTGGGATACGGAGCCGAAAAAGTGGGGAGTGCCGTCGTATCCGTTTGGCTGGCCGTTTTTGGAGTCGTTGCAGGCTTTATCTGGTTGTGGAGTCGGCGTCAGCTGGAAAATCGAGAGGCCGAAATGTAA
- a CDS encoding ArsR/SmtB family transcription factor produces the protein MKRYLVIETLDQLKAISDSLRMDIISLLVKDAFTGKQLATMLNLSASKVHYHLKELENHHFVHVVRTEEKNGIVQKFYRAAAYDMKVSDALLPSLQEDTMLMQEALLNHLRSSITRLYNAPDESFLQFADEAKRPPAIGLNSEVKAPRHEIKAWLKKYMALINELGEMEARHLQKVANGEAEDSEENFYLVTVGFMTNERYYVSEDESLPDHYEHVPTEYEYITEKVVKKKKGSDTHDDDDRS, from the coding sequence TTGAAACGCTACCTGGTTATTGAGACCCTCGATCAATTAAAAGCCATCAGCGACTCCTTGCGCATGGACATCATTTCCTTACTCGTCAAAGACGCATTCACGGGAAAGCAGTTGGCCACCATGCTGAACCTCTCTGCATCCAAGGTCCATTACCATCTCAAGGAGTTGGAAAACCACCACTTTGTACATGTCGTGCGTACGGAAGAGAAGAACGGCATCGTCCAAAAGTTTTACCGTGCAGCGGCTTATGACATGAAGGTCAGTGATGCGCTGCTCCCCTCCCTGCAAGAAGACACCATGCTCATGCAGGAGGCGCTGCTCAATCATTTGCGCTCCAGTATCACTCGCTTGTATAACGCGCCTGACGAGTCCTTTCTGCAGTTTGCCGACGAGGCGAAACGCCCACCTGCCATCGGACTCAACTCGGAAGTCAAGGCTCCGCGTCACGAGATCAAAGCGTGGCTCAAGAAGTACATGGCTTTGATAAATGAGCTCGGAGAAATGGAGGCGCGCCATCTGCAGAAAGTAGCGAATGGAGAAGCAGAAGATAGCGAAGAAAACTTTTATCTGGTGACGGTCGGGTTCATGACCAACGAGCGCTACTACGTCTCGGAAGACGAATCCCTGCCTGATCACTACGAGCATGTCCCAACCGAGTACGAATACATCACA